The following proteins come from a genomic window of Burkholderia stabilis:
- the pepN gene encoding aminopeptidase N, whose product MSDNASSTVIRRADYTPPAFLIDSVALEFDLAPARTIVRNTMRVRRNPDAAPAPHLELLGEALEFLGARLDGAPHGAVRAHEHGLTVENVPDAFELTLESACAPDQNTTLSGLYVSSGNFFTQCEAEGFRRITYFLDRPDVMASYTVTLRADKAAYPVLLSNGNLVDSGDLPDGRHFAKWEDPFRKPSYLFALVAGKLVAIEEKITSGSGKEKLLQVWVEPADLDKTRHAMDSLIHSIRWDEKRFGLELDLDRFMIVAVGDFNMGAMENKGLNIFNTKYVLANPETATDTDFANIESVVGHEYFHNWTGNRVTCRDWFQLSLKEGLTVFRDQEFSADMAAGDEIDSAARAVKRIEDVRVLRQLQFAEDAGPMAHPVRPESYVEINNFYTMTVYEKGSEVVRMYQTLFGRDGFRKGMDLYFKRHDGHAVTCDDFRHAMADANGRDLAQFERWYSQAGTPRVSVRTAYDAAARRYTVTLAQGYGDASPAARETQQGPLLIPFAIGLIGRDGRDLPLRLDGEAAASGTTRVLDFTDTEQTFTFVDVPEAPLPSLLRNFSSPVIVEYDYSDDDLAFLLAHDSDPFNRWEAGQRLATRALLTLAARAGANEPLTLGENFIAAFRRVLTDATLSPAFRELALTLPSETYLADQMAEADPAAVHRARLFVRRRLATELRADWLAAYEQHQTPGAYEPTPEASGRRALKNLALAYLAELDDPADAVRLATAQYDAANNMTDRAAALGALLSAAAAGANEPAEHALDDFYRRFDKEALVIDKWFAMQAAQRGTPAQPTLAKVRKLLAHPAFNLKNPNRARSLIFSFCAANPAQFHAADGSGYAFWAEQVLALDAINPQVAARLARSLELWRRFTPALRDRMREALEQVAAGAKSRDVREIVEKALA is encoded by the coding sequence GCTGACCGTCGAGAACGTCCCCGATGCGTTCGAGCTGACGCTCGAAAGCGCATGCGCGCCCGACCAGAATACGACGCTGTCGGGCCTCTACGTGTCGAGCGGCAACTTCTTCACGCAGTGCGAAGCCGAGGGCTTTCGCCGCATCACCTACTTCCTCGACCGTCCCGACGTGATGGCGTCGTACACGGTCACGCTGCGCGCCGACAAGGCCGCTTACCCGGTGCTGCTGTCGAACGGCAACCTCGTCGATTCGGGCGACCTGCCCGACGGCCGTCACTTCGCGAAGTGGGAAGACCCGTTCCGCAAGCCGAGCTACCTGTTCGCGCTCGTCGCGGGCAAGCTCGTCGCGATCGAGGAAAAGATCACGAGCGGCTCCGGCAAGGAAAAGCTGCTGCAGGTGTGGGTCGAACCGGCCGATCTCGACAAGACGCGTCACGCGATGGATTCGCTGATCCACTCGATCCGCTGGGACGAAAAGCGCTTCGGCCTCGAGCTCGATCTCGACCGCTTCATGATCGTCGCGGTCGGCGATTTCAACATGGGCGCGATGGAAAACAAGGGGCTCAACATCTTCAACACGAAGTACGTGCTGGCGAACCCCGAAACCGCGACCGACACCGATTTCGCGAACATCGAATCGGTGGTCGGCCACGAGTATTTCCACAACTGGACCGGCAACCGCGTGACCTGCCGCGACTGGTTCCAGCTGAGCCTGAAGGAAGGCCTGACCGTGTTCCGCGACCAGGAATTCTCGGCCGACATGGCCGCGGGCGACGAGATCGACTCGGCGGCCCGCGCGGTCAAGCGCATCGAGGACGTGCGCGTGCTGCGCCAGCTGCAGTTCGCCGAGGACGCGGGCCCGATGGCGCATCCGGTGCGCCCGGAGAGCTACGTCGAAATCAACAACTTCTACACGATGACCGTCTACGAAAAAGGCTCGGAAGTCGTGCGGATGTACCAGACGCTGTTCGGCCGCGACGGCTTCCGCAAGGGGATGGACCTGTATTTCAAGCGCCATGACGGCCACGCGGTGACCTGCGACGACTTCCGTCACGCCATGGCCGACGCGAACGGGCGCGACCTCGCGCAGTTCGAGCGCTGGTACAGCCAGGCCGGCACGCCGCGCGTGTCGGTGCGCACCGCGTACGACGCAGCCGCGCGCCGCTATACGGTCACGCTCGCGCAGGGTTACGGCGACGCGTCGCCGGCCGCGCGCGAAACGCAGCAGGGGCCGCTGCTGATTCCGTTCGCGATCGGCCTGATCGGCCGCGACGGCCGCGACCTGCCGCTGCGTCTGGACGGCGAAGCCGCCGCATCGGGCACGACGCGCGTGCTCGACTTCACCGACACCGAGCAGACCTTCACGTTCGTCGACGTGCCGGAAGCGCCGCTGCCATCGCTGCTGCGCAACTTCTCGTCGCCGGTGATCGTCGAGTACGACTACAGCGACGACGACCTCGCCTTCCTGCTCGCGCACGACAGCGATCCGTTCAACCGCTGGGAGGCCGGCCAGCGCCTCGCGACGCGTGCACTGCTGACGCTCGCCGCACGCGCTGGCGCGAACGAGCCGCTCACGCTCGGCGAGAACTTCATCGCCGCGTTCCGCCGCGTGCTGACCGACGCGACGCTGTCGCCGGCGTTCCGCGAACTCGCGCTGACGCTGCCGTCGGAAACCTATCTCGCCGACCAGATGGCCGAAGCCGACCCGGCCGCCGTGCATCGCGCGCGCCTGTTCGTGCGCCGCCGGCTCGCAACCGAGCTGCGCGCCGACTGGCTCGCCGCGTACGAGCAGCACCAGACGCCCGGCGCATACGAGCCGACGCCGGAAGCTTCCGGCCGCCGTGCGCTGAAGAACCTCGCGCTCGCGTACCTCGCGGAGCTCGACGATCCGGCCGACGCCGTGCGCCTCGCGACCGCGCAGTACGACGCGGCGAACAACATGACCGATCGCGCGGCTGCGCTCGGCGCGCTGCTGTCCGCCGCGGCCGCGGGCGCGAACGAGCCGGCCGAGCATGCGCTCGACGACTTCTACCGCCGCTTCGACAAGGAAGCGCTCGTGATCGACAAGTGGTTCGCGATGCAGGCCGCCCAGCGCGGCACGCCCGCGCAGCCGACGCTCGCGAAGGTTCGCAAGCTGCTCGCGCACCCGGCCTTCAACCTGAAGAACCCGAACCGCGCACGCTCGCTGATCTTCAGCTTCTGCGCGGCCAACCCCGCGCAATTCCACGCGGCGGACGGCTCGGGTTACGCGTTCTGGGCCGAACAGGTGCTCGCGCTCGACGCGATCAATCCGCAGGTCGCCGCGCGCCTCGCGCGCTCGCTCGAACTGTGGCGCCGCTTCACGCCCGCGCTGCGCGACCGGATGCGCGAAGCGCTCGAGCAGGTCGCCGCCGGTGCGAAATCGCGCGACGTGCGCGAGATCGTCGAGAAAGCGCTCGCCTGA
- a CDS encoding sialidase family protein codes for MVAVKSFAAGCALWLAALSPAGAHDAPKAADPHAAHMGMQAAPAQQKQPLATGAAFDARHRLWVAWVEGAHVVVAHSDDAGRTLSAPVTVNAMPEPVYTSAENRPKIATSPDGRAVYVSWSTPLDAPYTGMVRFSRSLDGGATWSVPVTVHRDRQAITHRFDMMAVDPAGNIAIAWIDKRDLVAAKTAGQAYEGAAVYYAVSHDGGASFEPERKVTDHTCECCRIAMAIDPAGHIEAAWRNVFPGQIRDHALAVLPVSASEPIVPVRATFSNWHVEACPEHGPALAITPDGTRHLAWFGVVDGRADVFYSRIGADGQPRGTPWAFGVNPVVPGEQASHAALVARGDVVWLAWKAFDGDAMQIKLRRSDDRGEHWSAPRVIASTSGASDNPQLLDDAGRLYLSWRTRNDGYRLIAVEGAQ; via the coding sequence ATGGTCGCTGTGAAATCGTTCGCGGCGGGCTGCGCGCTGTGGCTCGCGGCGCTGTCGCCCGCCGGTGCGCACGACGCACCGAAGGCCGCCGATCCGCATGCTGCGCACATGGGCATGCAGGCCGCGCCCGCTCAGCAGAAACAGCCGCTCGCGACGGGGGCCGCGTTCGACGCGCGTCACCGGCTGTGGGTCGCGTGGGTCGAGGGCGCGCACGTCGTCGTCGCGCATTCCGACGATGCGGGCCGCACGCTGTCCGCGCCGGTCACCGTCAACGCGATGCCGGAACCGGTCTACACGAGCGCCGAGAATCGCCCGAAGATCGCGACGAGCCCGGACGGGCGCGCGGTGTACGTGTCGTGGTCGACGCCGCTCGATGCGCCGTACACGGGCATGGTGCGTTTCTCGCGATCGCTCGACGGCGGCGCGACGTGGAGCGTGCCCGTCACCGTGCATCGCGACCGGCAGGCGATCACGCATCGCTTCGACATGATGGCCGTCGATCCGGCCGGCAACATCGCGATCGCGTGGATCGACAAGCGCGATCTCGTCGCCGCGAAGACGGCGGGGCAGGCGTACGAAGGCGCGGCCGTCTATTACGCGGTGTCGCATGACGGCGGCGCGTCGTTCGAACCCGAGCGAAAGGTGACGGACCACACGTGCGAATGCTGCCGGATCGCGATGGCGATCGACCCTGCCGGGCATATCGAGGCGGCCTGGCGCAACGTGTTCCCGGGGCAGATCCGCGATCATGCGCTCGCCGTGCTGCCCGTATCGGCGTCGGAGCCGATCGTGCCGGTGCGGGCGACGTTCTCGAACTGGCACGTCGAGGCGTGCCCCGAGCATGGGCCGGCGCTGGCGATCACGCCGGACGGCACGCGTCATCTTGCGTGGTTCGGCGTCGTCGACGGTCGTGCCGACGTGTTCTATTCGCGCATCGGCGCCGACGGTCAGCCGCGCGGCACGCCGTGGGCCTTCGGCGTGAACCCGGTCGTGCCTGGCGAGCAGGCGTCGCATGCGGCGCTTGTTGCGCGCGGCGATGTCGTGTGGCTCGCGTGGAAGGCGTTCGACGGCGATGCGATGCAGATCAAACTGCGCCGCTCGGACGATCGCGGCGAGCACTGGTCGGCGCCGCGCGTGATCGCGTCGACGTCGGGCGCGAGCGACAACCCGCAACTGCTCGACGATGCGGGCCGCCTCTACCTGTCGTGGCGCACGCGTAACGACGGTTATCGGCTGATCGCCGTGGAGGGCGCGCAATGA
- a CDS encoding helix-turn-helix transcriptional regulator, with amino-acid sequence MRTWRLERPNLTGQLDVSRATGLVAAIGDTEPNAFATEVLKLFDDALSVTQCTIFAYEFSNRPRTMSVADHRGGRYLRDIADTYARHFYALDGNQQIVSTAPRGTHQHDLLLHHQAGNEIGHEAYRAACYRGPDVSDRLALLMQPDDAIWLSINLYRADRSGAFQPREITVIETLAPLIAHAAKHHYALAGATQTGIPSSMLARLRSACPALSKRELDVLRGVLEGQTAHEIGETIGVKASSVVTYQKRAYRRLGITSQRELFALCLQR; translated from the coding sequence ATGCGCACCTGGCGTCTCGAGCGACCGAATCTCACCGGGCAACTGGATGTGTCCCGCGCGACAGGCCTCGTCGCCGCGATCGGCGACACCGAGCCGAACGCATTCGCGACCGAAGTCCTGAAGCTGTTCGACGATGCGCTGTCCGTCACGCAGTGCACGATCTTCGCGTATGAATTCAGCAACCGTCCGCGCACGATGTCGGTCGCCGATCATCGCGGCGGCCGTTACCTGCGCGACATCGCCGACACCTACGCACGACACTTCTACGCACTCGACGGCAACCAGCAGATCGTGTCGACCGCACCTCGCGGCACACACCAACACGATCTGCTGCTGCATCACCAGGCCGGCAACGAAATCGGCCACGAAGCGTATCGCGCGGCCTGCTATCGCGGACCCGACGTGTCCGACCGGCTCGCGCTGCTGATGCAGCCCGACGATGCGATCTGGTTGTCGATCAACCTGTACCGCGCCGATCGCAGCGGCGCATTCCAGCCGCGCGAGATCACGGTGATCGAAACGCTCGCGCCGCTGATCGCTCATGCTGCGAAACATCACTACGCGCTAGCCGGCGCGACGCAGACCGGCATCCCGTCGTCGATGCTCGCCCGGCTGCGCAGTGCGTGCCCCGCGCTATCCAAACGCGAACTCGACGTGCTGCGCGGCGTACTCGAAGGTCAAACCGCACACGAGATCGGCGAGACGATCGGCGTGAAGGCATCGAGCGTCGTGACCTACCAGAAGCGCGCGTACCGGCGCCTCGGCATCACGAGCCAGCGCGAGCTGTTTGCGCTGTGCCTGCAGCGCTGA
- a CDS encoding FAD-dependent oxidoreductase, translated as MDIEFKPYPFVAERHPAHLPACDDGVDTRRHRVAIVGGGPVGLAVALGLANHGIRSVLIEADDSVCHGSRAICISRRSLEIIERLGALDDFLRVGLPWTGGRSFYRHDEVLHFTMPQDENQKLPPMVNLAQYHIEQFLLDAALRRPELIEIRWQSKVAHVTQQPDGVRLDIDTPLGGYALDADWVVACDGGRSTMRDALGLSLQGTSYEGRYVIVDIALDSDRPTERLAYFDPSSNPGSTVLVHKQPDNVWRIDYQLRDDEDADAAVKPENVIPRVQNLLDMMGERGDWSPIWITIYKANALTLERYRHGRVLFCGDAAHLVPIFGVRGANSGIDDADNVAWKLAYAIRGLASDALLDSYSDERVFATHENLRYGTKSTEFMAPPSFAFELMRKAVLTLAVRHPALRSLINPRQTSAIAYATSPLNAAERDAFAAGPAPGTVLAECPLMLCTALEGGTRRGHLTDLVAPRFTAFCFTADGVPDPSLVDLERRLQDAPIPFALVTLARHAASQHPACRGHDEDGRLFDLYGARDGTVYLVRPDGHVLGRWHDARADDVAAALERALHPVASTHLQETA; from the coding sequence ATGGACATCGAATTCAAGCCCTACCCGTTCGTCGCCGAGCGGCATCCCGCGCATCTGCCGGCCTGCGACGACGGCGTCGATACGCGCCGGCATCGCGTCGCGATCGTCGGCGGCGGCCCTGTCGGCCTCGCCGTCGCGCTCGGTCTCGCGAACCACGGCATCCGCAGCGTACTGATCGAGGCCGACGATTCGGTCTGCCACGGCAGCCGCGCGATCTGCATCTCGCGGCGCAGCCTCGAGATCATCGAACGGCTCGGCGCGCTCGACGATTTCCTGCGCGTCGGGCTGCCGTGGACCGGTGGACGCAGCTTCTACCGGCACGATGAAGTGCTGCATTTCACGATGCCGCAGGACGAGAACCAAAAGCTGCCGCCAATGGTGAATCTCGCGCAGTACCACATCGAACAGTTCCTGCTCGACGCCGCGCTGCGCCGTCCCGAACTGATCGAGATCCGCTGGCAGTCGAAGGTCGCTCACGTAACGCAGCAGCCGGACGGCGTGCGTCTCGACATCGACACGCCGCTCGGCGGCTATGCGCTCGACGCCGACTGGGTCGTCGCATGCGACGGCGGACGCAGCACGATGCGCGACGCGCTCGGCCTGTCGCTTCAGGGCACAAGCTACGAAGGCCGCTACGTGATCGTCGACATCGCGCTCGACAGCGACCGGCCGACCGAACGGCTCGCCTATTTCGATCCGTCGTCGAACCCGGGCTCGACCGTGCTCGTCCACAAGCAGCCCGACAACGTGTGGCGGATCGACTACCAGTTGCGCGACGACGAGGATGCCGACGCGGCCGTGAAACCCGAGAACGTGATCCCGCGCGTGCAGAACCTGCTCGACATGATGGGCGAGCGCGGCGACTGGTCGCCGATCTGGATCACGATCTACAAGGCGAATGCGCTGACGCTCGAACGCTACCGGCACGGCCGCGTGCTGTTCTGCGGCGACGCCGCGCATCTCGTGCCGATCTTCGGCGTACGCGGCGCGAATTCTGGCATCGACGACGCCGACAACGTTGCATGGAAGCTCGCATACGCGATCCGCGGCCTCGCGTCGGACGCGCTGCTCGACAGCTACTCGGACGAGCGCGTGTTCGCGACGCACGAGAACCTGCGCTACGGCACGAAGAGCACCGAGTTCATGGCACCGCCGTCATTCGCATTCGAACTGATGCGCAAGGCCGTGCTGACACTCGCGGTTCGGCATCCGGCGCTGCGCTCGCTGATCAACCCGCGCCAGACATCGGCGATTGCGTATGCAACGTCGCCGCTCAACGCGGCCGAACGCGACGCCTTCGCGGCCGGCCCGGCGCCCGGCACCGTGCTCGCGGAATGCCCGCTGATGCTCTGCACGGCGCTCGAGGGCGGCACACGTCGCGGCCATCTGACCGACCTCGTCGCCCCGCGCTTCACCGCGTTCTGCTTCACGGCCGATGGCGTACCCGATCCGTCGCTGGTCGATCTCGAACGGCGCCTGCAGGACGCACCTATACCTTTCGCGCTCGTCACGCTCGCACGGCATGCGGCGTCGCAGCACCCGGCCTGCCGCGGCCATGATGAAGACGGCCGGCTGTTCGACCTGTACGGCGCGCGCGACGGCACCGTCTATCTGGTGCGCCCGGACGGGCACGTACTCGGCCGCTGGCACGACGCACGCGCCGACGATGTAGCCGCCGCGCTCGAACGCGCGCTCCATCCGGTCGCGTCAACCCATCTTCAGGAGACCGCATGA
- a CDS encoding GlsB/YeaQ/YmgE family stress response membrane protein, translating into MTHGLIMWLIIGAIAGWLAGLLVKGGGFGLIVDIIVGIVGAVIGGWLAGLLGISIGSGFIGSVIVAVVGAVILLFVIRLFKRAA; encoded by the coding sequence ATGACTCATGGCTTGATTATGTGGCTCATCATCGGCGCGATCGCCGGCTGGCTTGCAGGACTGCTCGTCAAGGGCGGCGGCTTCGGCCTGATCGTCGACATCATCGTCGGGATCGTCGGCGCGGTGATCGGAGGCTGGCTGGCCGGGCTGCTCGGCATCAGCATCGGCAGCGGCTTCATCGGCTCGGTGATCGTCGCGGTCGTCGGCGCGGTGATTCTGCTGTTCGTGATCCGGCTATTCAAGCGAGCGGCCTGA
- a CDS encoding DUF2946 domain-containing protein: MKRTTRWISLVWLALVLNVLSPVIGYARLASSASGELTLELCSAAGARQVVLAQAGGDHDTSSFDHAGMAHCVYCPGFAANVALGTSLPAMPGFVRTFAYRVAAPAVPDFPRKGIRLAQPRAPPENTPI; encoded by the coding sequence ATGAAACGAACGACGCGATGGATCAGCCTCGTATGGCTGGCGCTGGTACTGAATGTACTGTCGCCCGTCATCGGCTACGCGCGTCTTGCGTCGAGCGCCTCCGGCGAGCTCACGCTCGAATTGTGCAGTGCAGCGGGCGCACGCCAGGTCGTGCTCGCGCAAGCGGGTGGCGACCACGACACGTCGTCGTTCGACCATGCCGGCATGGCGCACTGCGTGTACTGCCCCGGCTTCGCGGCGAACGTGGCGCTCGGTACGAGCCTGCCTGCGATGCCAGGCTTCGTGCGGACGTTTGCCTACCGCGTGGCCGCTCCGGCCGTTCCCGATTTTCCCCGCAAGGGCATCCGTCTCGCGCAGCCGCGCGCCCCGCCTGAAAACACCCCGATCTGA
- a CDS encoding TonB-dependent receptor, whose product MSYTFVARPSRGRLALACAAVFAWPAAHAASTDNARVDAPRDGVERPAGAAAPASAAAAVPLPPTGDTLTAVSVTAQRQPVDPDTPAVVESITRERIETHTNVTTEDALKYAPNLMVRKRYIGDRNSVFAGRDFNELQSARGLVYADGVLLSNLLGSSYAYPPRWSLIPPDDIARVDVLYGPFSALYPGNSIGSTVLLTTRRPEKLEASLSTQFFTQRYHDGYGFADSFGGNHQTARIANRVGRFWFSLSLDRLENNGQPMQYASPNSAYNPKLGRAVPVTGAATDIGPNGKPRTIVGAQTIERTEQLNETVRMGYAFTDHVDATLTLGHWENHYRQHGETFLRDAAGNPVYGGNVSIGGQNMTVAPNAFAPQRGDQENWLYALGLNGRLDSGWRLSGVVSAYDVSRDVLRAASTVQGGAGTLFQGDGTGWRTLDLKAEAPEVKRHTFTFGYHYDNYFLRNVTYNTADWLAGPTTSLASVYQGDTRTQALFAQDAWRFAPGWLATLGLRYERWDAYGGALGNAAGTLGYADRSANALSPKVALQWDATEVWRFRLSFATGTRFPTVGELFQGTISNNAIVNNNPNLRPEKAIDWDFTAERDVGVGVVRASVFQSDLRDSIYSQTTVSGASTVTNVSNVDRVRVRGVELAFSGENVGLKGLAIDANVSASNAQILADAANPAYVGSRFPRIPRMRANLLASYRFDEHWLASVGVRYSGRQFNTLDNSDVNPDVYGGTSSFTVVDLKARYRFDRHWTASLGIDNLTDRRYYVFHPYPGRTFYGELKWSL is encoded by the coding sequence ATGTCGTACACCTTTGTCGCGCGCCCGTCGCGCGGCCGGCTCGCGCTCGCATGCGCGGCCGTTTTCGCGTGGCCCGCCGCCCACGCGGCATCGACGGACAATGCACGCGTCGATGCGCCCCGCGATGGCGTCGAGCGTCCCGCCGGCGCTGCCGCACCGGCTTCCGCGGCCGCCGCCGTGCCGCTCCCGCCGACCGGTGACACGCTGACCGCCGTCAGCGTGACCGCGCAGCGGCAACCCGTCGATCCGGATACGCCGGCCGTCGTCGAATCGATCACGCGCGAGCGGATCGAGACGCATACCAACGTCACCACCGAGGATGCGCTGAAGTACGCACCGAACCTGATGGTTCGCAAGCGCTACATCGGCGACCGCAACAGCGTGTTCGCGGGGCGTGACTTCAACGAACTGCAGAGCGCGCGCGGGCTCGTCTACGCCGACGGCGTGCTGCTGTCGAACCTGCTCGGCTCGAGCTATGCGTACCCGCCGCGCTGGTCGCTGATTCCGCCCGACGACATCGCGCGCGTCGACGTGCTCTATGGCCCCTTTTCCGCGCTGTACCCCGGCAACTCGATCGGCTCGACCGTGCTGCTGACGACGCGCCGCCCGGAAAAACTTGAAGCGTCGCTGTCGACGCAGTTCTTTACGCAGCGCTACCACGACGGCTACGGATTCGCGGACAGCTTCGGCGGCAATCACCAGACCGCGCGGATCGCGAATCGCGTCGGCCGGTTCTGGTTCTCGCTGTCGCTCGACCGGCTGGAGAACAACGGTCAGCCGATGCAGTATGCGAGCCCCAATTCCGCATACAACCCGAAGCTCGGGCGCGCCGTACCCGTGACGGGCGCCGCGACCGACATCGGGCCGAACGGCAAGCCGCGGACGATCGTCGGCGCGCAGACGATCGAGCGGACCGAGCAGCTCAACGAGACGGTCCGGATGGGCTACGCGTTTACCGACCACGTCGACGCGACGCTCACGCTCGGGCATTGGGAGAACCATTACCGGCAGCACGGCGAAACCTTCCTGCGCGACGCGGCCGGCAATCCGGTCTACGGCGGCAACGTGTCGATCGGCGGCCAGAACATGACCGTCGCGCCGAACGCGTTCGCGCCGCAGCGCGGCGACCAGGAGAACTGGCTGTACGCGCTCGGCCTGAACGGCCGGCTCGATTCCGGCTGGCGGCTGTCGGGCGTCGTGTCCGCGTACGACGTGTCGCGCGACGTGCTGCGCGCGGCGTCGACCGTGCAAGGCGGCGCGGGCACGCTGTTCCAGGGCGACGGCACCGGCTGGCGCACGCTCGACCTGAAGGCCGAGGCGCCGGAAGTGAAGCGCCACACGTTCACGTTCGGCTATCACTACGACAACTACTTCCTGCGCAACGTCACGTACAACACGGCCGACTGGCTGGCCGGGCCGACCACGTCGCTCGCGAGCGTCTATCAGGGCGACACGCGCACGCAGGCGCTGTTCGCGCAGGACGCGTGGCGCTTCGCGCCGGGCTGGCTCGCGACGCTGGGGCTGCGCTACGAGCGCTGGGATGCCTACGGCGGCGCGCTCGGCAACGCGGCCGGCACGCTCGGCTATGCGGATCGCAGCGCGAACGCGCTGTCGCCGAAAGTCGCGCTGCAATGGGATGCGACGGAGGTCTGGCGCTTCCGGCTGTCGTTCGCGACCGGCACGCGGTTTCCGACGGTCGGCGAACTGTTCCAGGGCACGATCTCGAACAACGCGATCGTCAACAACAACCCGAACCTGCGGCCCGAAAAGGCGATCGACTGGGACTTCACGGCGGAACGTGACGTCGGTGTCGGCGTCGTGCGCGCGAGCGTGTTCCAGAGCGACCTGCGCGATTCGATCTACAGCCAGACGACCGTGTCGGGCGCATCGACCGTCACCAACGTCTCGAACGTGGATCGCGTGCGCGTGCGCGGCGTCGAGCTCGCGTTCAGCGGCGAGAACGTCGGGCTGAAGGGGCTGGCCATCGACGCGAACGTATCGGCGAGCAACGCGCAGATTCTGGCCGACGCCGCGAATCCCGCGTATGTCGGCTCGCGTTTCCCGCGCATTCCGCGCATGCGTGCAAACCTGCTCGCGTCGTATCGCTTCGACGAGCACTGGCTCGCGAGCGTCGGCGTGCGTTACTCGGGCCGCCAGTTCAACACGCTCGACAACAGCGACGTGAATCCCGATGTCTACGGCGGCACGAGCTCGTTTACGGTCGTCGACCTGAAGGCGCGCTACCGCTTCGACCGTCACTGGACCGCATCGCTCGGCATCGACAACCTGACGGACCGCCGTTACTACGTGTTCCATCCGTATCCGGGCCGCACTTTCTATGGAGAACTGAAATGGTCGCTGTGA
- a CDS encoding thiol-disulfide isomerase, with protein MKWLIALIGVVLASVPAWAGGELQPLRAADVARLYAAAHERPLAVEIWSLDCGYCRENAAHLVAWQRRHPDVQLAMVAMDAYDDNGAAISQALAQMNLPPQVAQYANAEPMPERLRAALDAGWRGEMPRTVWIGRDGAREARSGLLAADVLDGWLQRAKR; from the coding sequence ATGAAATGGCTGATTGCATTGATCGGCGTCGTGCTCGCGAGCGTGCCGGCATGGGCCGGCGGCGAACTGCAGCCGCTGCGCGCGGCCGACGTCGCGCGGTTGTATGCGGCGGCGCACGAGCGGCCGCTGGCGGTCGAGATCTGGTCGCTCGATTGCGGATACTGCCGCGAGAACGCCGCGCATCTGGTCGCGTGGCAGCGCCGTCATCCGGACGTGCAACTCGCGATGGTCGCGATGGATGCGTACGACGACAACGGCGCGGCGATCTCGCAGGCGCTCGCGCAGATGAACCTGCCGCCGCAGGTCGCGCAGTACGCGAACGCGGAGCCGATGCCCGAGCGTCTGCGGGCGGCGCTCGACGCGGGGTGGCGAGGGGAAATGCCGCGCACCGTGTGGATCGGGCGCGATGGCGCACGCGAAGCGCGCAGCGGATTGCTGGCGGCCGACGTGCTCGATGGCTGGTTGCAGCGCGCGAAGCGCTGA
- a CDS encoding class 1 fructose-bisphosphatase, translated as MSIARRTTLSKFLIEQQRETNNLPADLRLLIEVVARACKAISYNVSKGALGEALGTAGSENVQGEVQKKLDILSNEILLDANEWGGNLAAMASEEMETFFPIPANYPRGEYLLVFDPLDGSSNIDVNVSIGTIFSVLRCPDGKQATEESFLQPGTQQVAAGYAVYGPQTVFVLTTGNGVNCFTLDREVGSWVLTQSNMQIPVDTREYAINASNARHWYEPVKRYVDELNAGKDGPRGDNFNMRWIASMVADVHRILNRGGIFMYPADKRTPDRPGKLRLMYEANPMSFIVEQAGGAATTGTQRIMEVQPTGLHQRVPVFLGSKNEVERVTGYHDDAK; from the coding sequence ATGTCCATTGCCCGCCGCACCACGCTGTCGAAGTTCCTGATCGAACAGCAACGTGAGACCAACAACCTCCCCGCCGACCTGCGCCTGCTGATCGAAGTCGTCGCACGCGCGTGCAAGGCGATCAGCTACAACGTGTCGAAGGGCGCGCTCGGCGAAGCGCTCGGCACCGCCGGCAGCGAGAACGTCCAGGGCGAAGTGCAGAAGAAGCTCGACATCCTGTCGAACGAAATCCTGCTCGACGCGAACGAATGGGGCGGCAACCTCGCCGCGATGGCATCGGAAGAAATGGAAACGTTCTTCCCGATCCCCGCGAACTACCCGCGCGGCGAATACCTGCTCGTGTTCGACCCGCTCGACGGCTCGTCGAACATCGACGTGAACGTGTCGATCGGCACGATCTTCTCGGTGCTGCGGTGCCCGGACGGCAAGCAGGCAACCGAGGAATCGTTCCTGCAGCCGGGCACGCAGCAGGTCGCGGCCGGCTACGCGGTCTACGGCCCGCAAACGGTGTTCGTGCTGACGACCGGCAACGGCGTGAACTGCTTCACGCTCGACCGCGAAGTCGGCTCGTGGGTGCTCACGCAGAGCAACATGCAGATCCCGGTCGACACGCGCGAATACGCGATCAACGCATCGAACGCGCGCCACTGGTACGAGCCGGTCAAGCGCTACGTCGACGAGTTGAACGCCGGCAAGGACGGCCCGCGCGGCGACAACTTCAACATGCGCTGGATCGCATCGATGGTCGCCGACGTGCACCGTATCCTGAATCGCGGCGGCATCTTCATGTACCCGGCCGACAAGCGCACGCCCGATCGTCCGGGCAAGCTGCGCCTGATGTACGAAGCGAACCCGATGTCGTTCATCGTCGAACAGGCGGGCGGCGCCGCGACGACCGGCACGCAGCGCATCATGGAAGTGCAGCCCACGGGCCTGCACCAGCGCGTGCCCGTGTTCCTCGGTTCGAAGAACGAAGTCGAGCGCGTCACCGGCTATCACGACGACGCGAAATAA